Proteins encoded together in one Carassius auratus strain Wakin chromosome 32, ASM336829v1, whole genome shotgun sequence window:
- the LOC113052016 gene encoding E3 ubiquitin-protein ligase TRIM39-like — MAEFLPTSPRQNWRQRMDKPPALSSSTGPLAEELQCFICLDVFTDPVSTSCGHNFCKSCLNQCWNSSLECKCPYCKETFSKRPNLKTNTALREVAQIFEKKLSLRNFVLCDICNDVKLKALKSCLVCQTSYCETHLEPHQRVLSLKKHKLMDPVGNIKDYICQKHERPLELFCRDDQTYVCVFCTDGDHKTHNTVPLEVESKNMKAQLAKTQKDMQQMMQDRIRKILDIKHTAELRKKSTERKKAASFELFSDLMRSIERCQAELLEMMEEKQKAAETHDEELIQELQQELTELKMRNTELDRLLHTEDHLQLLQIDPSLYSPPHTRSWPEISLNTDVSVETLRRALTQLQETLDEKLSQTVMKWMQHHAVDVTLDPDTAHPYLILSDDGKQVRHGDIKQKLPNNPERFDYSASVLGKEGFSSGRYYFEVQVKGKTGWTLGVARESINRKGPIAMRPQCGCWAIWLRNGNEYWACAGPLVSLSLRVKPQKVGVFVDYEEGLVSFYDVESRSHIYSFTGQSFTDVLYPYFCPFPNDKDKNSAPLIISPVNYNE; from the exons CTCTGTCATCCTCCACTGGTCCTCTAGCTGAGGAGCTTCAGTGCTTTATAtgtctggatgtgttcactgatccagtcaGCACTTcatgtggacacaacttctgTAAGAGCTGCTTGAACCAGTGCTGGAACAGCAGTCTGGAGTGCAAGTGTCCAtactgtaaagaaacattcaGTAAAAGACCCAACCTCAAGACCAACACAGCACTTAGAGAGGTTGCacaaatatttgagaaaaagttGAGTCTGAGAAACTTTGTTCTCTGTGATATTTGCAACGACGTAAAGCTGAAAGCCCTGaagtcctgtctggtgtgtcAGACCTCGTACTGTGAAACCCATCTGGAGCCTCATCAGAGAGTCCTGAGCttaaagaaacacaaactgatggaCCCTGTGGGGAATATAAAGGACTATATATGCCAGAAACACGAGAGACCTCTGGAGCTGTTCTGTAGAGATGATCagacgtatgtgtgtgtgttttgcactgATGGAGACCACAAGACTCACAACACTGTTCCTCTAGAGGTGGAGAGTAAAAATATGAAG GCTCAGCTGgcgaagacacagaaagacatgcAGCAAATGATGCAGGACAGAATTAGGAAGATTCTAGACATCAAACACACAGCAGAACTCAGAAAA AAAAGCACAGAGCGAAAGAAAGCAGCCAGTTTTGAGCTCTTCAGCGATCTGATGCGCTCCATTGAGAGATGTCAGGCCGAGCTgctggagatgatggaggagaagcagaaagcagcagagacACATGATGAAGAGCTCATTCAAGAGCTGCAGCAGGAACTCACTGAGCTCaagatgagaaacactgagctggaTCGTCTCTTACACACTGAGGATCACCTCCAGCTCCTACAG aTCGATCCATCCCTGTACAGTCCTCCACACACCAGGAGCTGGCCTGAGATCAGTTTGAACACTGATGTGAGTGTGGAGACTCTGAGGAGAGCTCTGACTCAACTTCAGGAAACTCTAGACGAGAAACTCAGTCAAACTG TTATGAAGTGGATGCAGCATCATGCAG tggatgtgactctggatcctgaTACAGCTCATCCATATCTCATCCTGTCTGATGATGGGAAACAAGTGAGACATGGAGACATTAAACAGAAGCTCCCAAACAACCCAGAGAGGTTTGATTACAGTGCCTCTGTCCTAGGAAAAGAGGGATTCTCCTCAGGGAGATATTATTTTGAGGTTCAAGTGAAAGGAAAGACGGGCTGGACTTTAGGAGTGGCCAGAGAATCTATTAACAGGAAGGGGCCGATCGCAATGCGCCCTCAGTGTGGATGCTGGGCAATTTGGCTGAGGAATGGGAATGAATATTGGGCTTGtgctggtcctcttgtctctctgtctctgagagtGAAGCCGCAGAAGGTGGGGGTGTTTGTGGATTATGAAGAGGGTCTGGTCTCCTTCTATGATGTGGAGTCCAGATCTCATATTTACTCTTTCACTGGTCAGTCTTTCACTGATGTACTCTATCCATATTTTTGTCCCTTTCCTAATGATAAAGATAAAAATTCAGCACCGCTGATCATCTCACCTGTTAattataatgaatga